In Cryptomeria japonica chromosome 10, Sugi_1.0, whole genome shotgun sequence, a genomic segment contains:
- the LOC131038203 gene encoding FRIGIDA-like protein 3 produces MEDLDSKKERLQKAFVDLDEHREALTKCTIQWKELEEHFASLEMNVQKKLEDLEERERAFEVKTKETQDILDKREQSIAAKEQASLARVQEQKDAALAAIFEERQKLKEESCDGAEKKQPTDEDSKKQSDKEKANGRVNPDVPSTDDRAEVNSNKEAGTSPKSKSDAKAQAQVRSELKTLCESMDSKGLVKYIVEHRKDAAGLRSEVPSALNSAIDPSRLVLESLEGFYPPELKLPGNQGDKKESGLPAQRRACILLLESLITVLADPVLGVEHPVVPSNIKEQAKMIADEWKSKIDLEGDAANGNSLEAQAFLQLLATFGVASEFNQDDLCKLVLAVARRRQTPELCRSLGLASKMPDLVETLVNSGKQIEAVNFSFAFGLTEKFPPVPLLKEYLKDAKKASQASIKSGNNSTAAQNEANTKELSAYRAVIKCIEEHKLESQYSPDSLQKRVAQLEKAKADRKRSAGAVKSQPKRPRANGGNVGAYVAPLSAAERSPALYAASNTADRSFYRPMDRVQYSGAAPGVASYNLQGQSPYDRSSQGIYSTAYGIGNRSPVSLSRSYMYPSDNMGASLLGSGSYNSSTNYSHHFGSGLPPPPSAYQSSFIH; encoded by the exons ATGGAGGATTTGGATTCAAAGAAGGAGCGATTGCAGAAGGCCTTTGTTGATCTGGATGAGCACAGAGAAGCTTTAACTAAGTGTACAATCCAATGGAAGGAATTAGAGGAGCATTTTGCTTCACTTGAGATGAATGTTCAGAAGAAGCTTGAGGATTTGGAGGAGAGAGAAAGAGCTTTTGAGGTCAAGACAAAGGAAACCCAAGATATTTTGGATAAACGCGAGCAATCTATTGCTGCTAAAGAGCAGGCCTCATTAGCTCGTGTGCAGGAACAGAAGGATGCTGCCCTTGCTGCAATTTTTGAAGAACGGCAGAAGTTGAAGGAAGAGTCATGTGATGGGGCTGAAAAGAAGCAGCCTACAGATGAAGATAGTAAAAAGCAATCAGACAAAGAGAAAGCAAATGGTCGTGTAAATCCTGATGTTCCATCTACTGATGATAGAGCAGAGGTTAATTCCAATAAAGAGGCTGGGACAAGTCCCAAATCGAAATCAGACGCAAAGGCACAGGCTCAGGTTCGCTCTGAGTTGAAAACCTTGTGTGAATCTATGGATTCTAAGGGGCTTGTTAAGTACATTGTGGAGCATAGAAAAGATGCAGCTGGACTCCGTAGTGAGGTTCCCTCTGCATTAAATTCTGCCATTGACCCATCAAGGTTAGTATTGGAGTCCTTGGAGGGCTTTTATCCGCCTGAACTGAAGTTGCCTGGTAACCAAGGAGACAAAAAAGAGTCTGGACTTCCGGCTCAACGTCGCGCCTGTATATTATTGTTGGAATCCCTTATTACAGTTTTGGCAGATCCTGTTTTGGGTGTCGAACATCCAGTTGTGCCATCCAATATAAAGGAGCAAGCCAAAATGATTGCAGATGAATGGAAGTCCAAGATAGACCTTGAGGGAGATGCTGCCAATGGCAATTCTTTGGAGGCGCAGGCTTTCTTGCAACTTTTGGCTACTTTTGGAGTAGCATCAGAGTTTAACCAAGATGATCTTTGCAAGCTTGTTCTTGCAGTTGCACGACGGCGGCAGACTCCTGAACTCTGTCGTTCCCTTGGACTTGCATCAAAAATGCCAG ATCTTGTGGAAACCCTAGTCAATAGCGGAAAGCAAATTGAAGCTGTTAATTTTTCTTTTGCATTTGGGTTGACAGAAAAGTTCCCACCTGTTCCTTTGTTGAAGGAATATTTGAAGGATGCTAAGAAAGCCTCCCAGGCAAGTATAAAAAGTGGGAATAACTCTACTGCTGCACAG AATGAAGCAAACACAAAGGAGCTTTCAGCTTATAGAGCTGTAATCAAGTGCATTGAGGAACACAAACTTGAATCTCAGTACTCACCCGACAGCCTTCAAAAACGTGTAGCCCAGCTAGAGAAAGCCAAGGCAGACAGAAAAAGGTCTGCAGGTGCAGTTAAGTCTCAGCCTAAACGCCCTCGTGCTAATGGAGGAAATGTTGGTGCTTATGTGGCTCCTCTAAGTGCAGCTGAAAGATCTCCAGCTCTGTATGCTGCATCTAATACTGCAGACAGGAGTTTCTATAGACCCATGGATAGAGTCCAGTATTCTGGTGCAGCTCCAGGTGTTGCTTCCTACAACCTACAAGGTCAGAGTCCTTATGACAGGTCAAGCCAAGGCATCTACAGTACAGCCTATGGCATTGGAAACAGGAGTCCAGTTTCTCTCTCAAGGTCTTACATGTATCCCTCAGATAATATGGGCGCTTCCTTGTTGGGTTCTGGTTCTTACAATTCATCTACTAACTATAGCCATCATTTTGGTAGTGGCCTGCCTCCTCCCCCTTCAGCTTATCAGTCTTCATTTATCCATTAG